Sequence from the Chloroflexota bacterium genome:
TCGTTGACCGCGAAGTTCACCCGCTCGTTCAGCGTGCCGCCGTCAATCCATTCGTGCCCGGTGTGCCAGCCTTCTACCGTCGGTGGGTCGAGCAGCTGCTGTCCCATCAGCTTTGCCGTGCCGGAGTAGGAGACCAGACCCGGCGCAGGCTCGCGGTATGTGCCGACTAGCTTTATCACGCCGGTTATCAGCTCGATTGGGCTTTTTACCTTCTTGAAGCGCGCCTCTTTGAAGAAATCCGAGTTGAACATGGCGCTGAGCATCGCGCGGATGTCGCCGTTGGATTGCAGGTATGCGGCGACGAGCGTGTTGATTGCGTCTTGGTCGCGCGGCGGCACGGTGTTCCACGATGGCACTTGCGGCTCGTCCGCGACGAAGAAGTTGTACATGTGCCGCGCGATGAACCTCGCCGTCGCGGGCTGCTGCACGATGATGTCGATGATGTCCTCGCCGTTGAGGTTGCCGGACTGCCCCAGGAAAGTCTTGTCGCCTTCGTCGTGGTCTTCTTCGATGTACTTGAACGGCGCGGGGTAGTAGCCGTGCGGGTACAGCGGTATCGGCTGCTCGAATGTCCAGCCGGTGAACGCGCGTGAGGCGTCTTTGATGTCATGCTCGGTGTAGTTGCCCACACCCATCGAGAACAGTTCAAGCAGTTCGCGTCCCCAGTTTTCGTTCGGCTCGCCGTTATGGTTCTCGTTGTTGTCCAGCCAGAA
This genomic interval carries:
- a CDS encoding DUF1800 domain-containing protein, which produces MEANGTAVTTNNELAQMAHLMRRAGFGASRGELDALLAKGYEAVVDDLVNPERLPDMDEDILDRYFGGEGYPIHASIWMFRMLNSQRPLQEKTALFWHHVFATGITKNQHVMSAVNQINTFRRVGMTDMRTILLELAKDPAMIFWLDNNENHNGEPNENWGRELLELFSMGVGNYTEHDIKDASRAFTGWTFEQPIPLYPHGYYPAPFKYIEEDHDEGDKTFLGQSGNLNGEDIIDIIVQQPATARFIARHMYNFFVADEPQVPSWNTVPPRDQDAINTLVAAYLQSNGDIRAMLSAMFNSDFFKEARFKKVKSPIELITGVIKLVGTYREPAPGLVSYSGTAKLMGQQLLDPPTVEGWHTGHEWIDGGTLNERVNFAVNEVGDLSKPGINDLVERMGADGDACLPAELVERSLELAGPVEVGDDTRAGLLRYAEAAGELRFDTDIARQSSAEHIGRMLQLIVSTREYQMA